A stretch of Castanea sativa cultivar Marrone di Chiusa Pesio chromosome 2, ASM4071231v1 DNA encodes these proteins:
- the LOC142624828 gene encoding F-box protein KIB2-like: MDLQISGRAAMEIKEGEEKSWCLLPDLVVWMIKDRLGFVDNTQMACVCRNWWHASTIYPNQPAAPKAYIMYPPEPDNDDELSCREFICVSTPTPTTMTNENCEKFTTEFVGAELVFSKRKWLLMKRKTSFFLIHLFTKVRINLPDVGSFGDFVGSFTFLDQQEHQPHCVFLYTNQHHRVWLRIAHIPGDRKWTQYNFVDHRIKSKSAKSVLAIGQKVFCFDFRGRLIIYDMVRNMWKMVDQPEHWRVRCYMVEHQGEIFRFSSKGDRLQQSCPNFECTFRYNDDSTAWERLSYNDVKDMDTSWFLSKFQGCFSAKGQGFNVYYFTKRTFNAKLQYAMMIHTTSRLCVSPYYFRRSPCWARLPGWVNLN; encoded by the coding sequence ATGGATCTACAAATATCTGGTAGAGCGGCCATGGAAAtcaaagaaggagaagaaaaaagttGGTGTTTGCTTCCTGATCTGGTGGTATGGATGATCAAAGATAGGTTAGGTTTTGTTGATAATACGCAGATGGCATGTGTTTGCCGCAATTGGTGGCATGCGTCTACTATCTATCCAAATCAGCCTGCGGCTCCAAAGGCTTACATCATGTATCCGCCGGAACCAGACAACGACGATGAACTCAGTTGCCGCGAGTTCATATGCGTCTCGACTCCGACTCCAACAACAATGACAAACGAAAATTGTGAAAAGTTCACCACCGAATTTGTTGGAGCTGAACTTGTTTTTTCCAAACGCAAGTGGCTTCTCATGAAACGAAAAACCTCCTTTTTCTTGATTCACCTTTTCACAAAGGTTAGAATTAACCTACCCGATGTGGGTTCGTTTGGAGATTTTGTGGGTTCGTTTACCTTTCTTGATCAACAGGAACACCAACCTCATTGTGTGTTTCTTTATACAAATCAGCATCACAGAGTGTGGCTCAGAATAGCCCATATTCCTGGTGATAGAAAATGGACACAGTATAATTTTGTGGATCATAGGATTAAATCTAAAAGCGCTAAAAGTGTACTAGCTATTGGACAAAAAGTGTTTTGCTTTGATTTCAGAGGAAGATTGATCATCTACGACATGGTCAGAAATATGTGGAAAATGGTGGATCAACCGGAACATTGGCGCGTTAGATGCTATATGGTGGAGCATCAAGGGGAAATCTTCAGATTTTCTTCCAAAGGTGATCGTCTCCAACAATCTTGTCCCAATTTTGAATGCACTTTTAGGTACAATGATGATTCCACTGCGTGGGAGAGGCTAAGCTACAATGATGTCAAGGACATGGACACTAGTTGGTTCTTGTCGAAGTTTCAAGGCTGCTTTTCTGCCAAAGGACAAGGTTTCAATGTTTACTATTTCACTAAACGAACTTTTAATGCTAAGTTGCAATATGCAATGATGATACATACAACTTCACGTCTTTGTGTTTCCCCTTATTATTTCCGTAGATCACCCTGTTGGGCTAGACTACCCGGTTGGgttaatttaaattga